The Pseudomonadota bacterium genome includes a region encoding these proteins:
- a CDS encoding P-II family nitrogen regulator, producing MKLIIAIIKPDRLESVKEELYKADVNLMTVNEVLGHGRQMGVTEVYRGAREMGNLLRKIRLEIAVNENFVEPTIKAIIKGAQTGEVGDGKIFVLDLAECIRIRTEERGGPAIG from the coding sequence GGACAGGTTGGAATCAGTAAAGGAAGAACTTTACAAGGCTGACGTAAACCTTATGACAGTAAATGAAGTCTTAGGTCACGGCAGGCAGATGGGTGTTACAGAAGTTTACCGTGGCGCAAGAGAGATGGGTAATCTTTTGAGGAAGATACGCCTTGAGATAGCGGTAAACGAGAATTTTGTCGAGCCAACGATCAAAGCAATTATTAAGGGCGCTCAAACAGGTGAAGTAGGCGACGGCAAGATCTTTGTCCTCGATCTGGCCGAATGTATCCGTATCCGCACGGAAGAACGCGGAGGTCCGGCTATCGGCTAA